In the genome of Candidatus Zymogenaceae bacterium, the window GGTGGGAGTCCACGGTAATACGTGCCTCGTCCCCCAGGGAAACGCGCCCCATCATCGGCTCGGGGACGTAGATGTCTATCCAGACCCGGGTCAGGTCGGCGATGGTCACCAGAGCCACGCCGGGGAAGGCTGTCTCGCCCTCTTCCATGTTCTTCGTCAGCACCACACCGTCGATGGGTGCGTACAGCGTGCTGTCGACCAGGGAGGCGTCGATGGTCGAAAGGGCAGACTTCGCCTGGAGGTAGGCCGACTCGGCGGAATCGAGGTCCATCCGGGACACCCCCCCGGCGGCGTAGAGATTCCGGATGCGGGAAAGATTCGTTTCCGCCTCGTCAAAAAGGGCCTGGGCGCCGATGCGGCTCGCCTCCAGCTCCGCCGCCCTGATGGTTGCAAGCAGATCACCTTCCGCCACCCGGTCGCCCTCATCCACGGGGATATCGACAATCACCCCGGAAAGCCTCGAGCTGATGTCCACCTCGGTGGCCTCGATGGTCCCGGAAGCCCTGACGGCGCCGTCGTCATCGTGATTTCCGACCAATACAACGATCGTCACGCCGACGGCCGCGGCCAAAAGCACGATGGGGATGACAATCTTCTTCTTATCCGCCATAACGATTTCCTCATGTATGTGGTTTCGTGTCCTGTTTTCTATTGCGGGTCCGTCCCATCCGGGAGAATCCCCCGGAGTATGATTTTTTTCACCTCCCGCTTTCTGAGGGCGATATTCTCATCGCTGAGGGGATCCTCTCCCCACAGGTGTGTGATAATCGGGCGGGAGATGAAATAGAAGAGCACCGTCGCAATGATGCTCAACATCATGTGCCGGGGGTCGAGGGTGCGGATGTATCCTTTCTGCATCGCTTCTTTAAGCTGTGACTGCAACGCGACGAACTGCTCCCCGATAATCTCCTTCATCACCTTGCCTATCTGCTCCCCCCCCCTGGCCAGCT includes:
- a CDS encoding efflux RND transporter periplasmic adaptor subunit — protein: MADKKKIVIPIVLLAAAVGVTIVVLVGNHDDDGAVRASGTIEATEVDISSRLSGVIVDIPVDEGDRVAEGDLLATIRAAELEASRIGAQALFDEAETNLSRIRNLYAAGGVSRMDLDSAESAYLQAKSALSTIDASLVDSTLYAPIDGVVLTKNMEEGETAFPGVALVTIADLTRVWIDIYVPEPMMGRVSLGDEARITVDSHPGRHFPGVVTNIADEPEFTPKNIQTEDERTKLVFAVTIELDNPDLALKPGMPADAEIILSDI